The Thermodesulfobacteriota bacterium genomic interval CTTACCTCAAGCCCCCAGTCGAAAGCTATATTTATCCCCTTAGCCAGGCGTGCAGTGAAACTAAACTCACCAGCCAGGGGATAATTGAACGTTCGGTGGTAGGAGAAGAAAGATTCCAATTCGTGGTACCCGCGGTCGTGCATGATCTGTTTCATCGTATCAACAAAGGGAACTACAAAGAGACGGGTAACTCGTCCCTTCATACTTCGTTCTGTCGGAGAGATCCTCAGGTAGTATCCTTTACAAAATTCAAAGTCGTTATTAGGATTTGCTGTGGGTTCAATGAGCCTTCCCAGAAGGAGTCGGTTATATGTAAGAATATCACAATCATGAAGGGCTATTACATCGCTCTCATCTCGGGCAAAGAGGTAGCCTAGGGCAAGCCAGACTGACTGCCCTTTCCCCTCAACACCGGCAGGGATTTTTCTTTCACGAATATAACTGAGTATACCCTGGATACGCAGACCATCGACCCAGAGGATTTTGATATCCCTCTCATCTGTGGTAAGCCGTCCAAAGTACTCTTTTGCCTCCTTGAATTTGCTTTCTTCTGTGGTACCCCCCAGTGCCACTACCACACTGTTGAGGTAGCGAACTTTCTGGATTTCATCCACTATTCTATCCAGAATTTGGGTATTCAACATTTCAGAATAAAAGCACGGAAGAATAAGACTGATTCTGGTATGGCGGGAATACTCCTCAAGTTTCTGTTCAAGCCCTATGAGATATTCTTCACGATCAAAAACTTCATAGAGTGCATGGAGGGTGGTGATTATTCCTTCCTGGTGAAAATCTGACATGAAAAATTCCTCCTTTCTCGGTTGTAATTTACCAAGGATTGGTATTTTTGACTTTTTAGGACTTCATCAGTTTTAGTTAGTAGGTATAAACGGTGATTGTTATCGAGGGAGTAAAAAGGTTATTCGACTCTGCCTAGGATTTTTTGGATGTAAGAATCCTCAGGAGCCAGCCTGTAATCAAACCAACTATAAAGGTACTAAACAACAGAACAATTCTCGACATTGATATTTGCCAGAATAGAAACCGTACTTCAATGACCTCAGTATTTTGAAGAAGAAAGGTCACAAGAAGCGCAAGCAAAACTAAAATGATTATGTTTTTGATTTTCATTTCTTAAAAACACCAAAAAATTTATCTATCATGGATTTTTCAAGTTTTGACAGAGCTTCAAGCTCTCCAGCATCAAGCCATACACCTTCGCATGAAAAGCATTTGTCTATTTTTATATTCCTGTACTCAATCTCCGAAAGCTCCATCCCGCATTTTGGGCACATCATATAATGAAGCTCTTTTAACCTGCTCTTTTCCCCTTCAGCCAGTTTTTTCTGCTTTTCTTCCATAATCTTCTTTTTCTTTTCTATCTCAATTCTTGTGAAATATTCTTGTTCGGATTCACTTGGTTTTAGTGGCATACCAACCTCCTCAGTTCGAAATGTCATAAAAATATTGTTAATACTACCTCAGAATAGATTTATACACAAGAAAAATATTCAGGCTCTTTCTCATTTCATGTTAGTAAATTTCCCTCCCTTAATGGAAGTGACACCAACTACTTTTCCCTCCCTTGGAGACTGTATCGTAATAGGGGGAAATGTCATTTCGATCCCTTCGCCTGTCATTCTGAGCAAAGCGAAGAATCTTAACATCTTAATATTACTACTGGTTTAGATTTCTAGTCTACCATAGGCTGACTCGAAATGATAAAAAAGGAGATTGCGACACAGTCTCTTGATGGGAGGGAATTAAGGGGAGGATGAAGTTAAAAAGGTCTCTCCCTTTGATCGAGATGACATCTTAATAAAGAAACAATCTACGGGGGGTATAGATAGGTAGGTAAACAGATGGATAATTAAAAGGCATGGTCACATAAAGCCCCATGCCTTTTAATTTTTAACAGATTACGTCCTACTTGAAGATTGACTTAGCAGCCATAGTATCTTTTACATACATAGCTTTTACCTTGTCGCCTACCTTAATATCAGCCAGAGCCTTCTTTTCTTTCCCTATCTTTACCACAGTTTCTGGAGTAACATTAAGGGTAATCTCCTCGGGGGTCTTTCCAGCCTTTTTAATGGTAACGGTGTTGGCAGCGGCGTCTACCTTTGTAACCTCACCCTTTGCCACAATCACTTTCTCTTTGGGTGCTTTGGCTTCTTTCTTTGCCTCTGCCTTCGGAGCTGGGGCTTCTTTCTTTGCCTCTGCTTTTGGGGCTTGGGCTTCTTTCTTTGCCTCTGCTGCGAAACTTACACCAGCAATAAATACCACGGCAATAATAAGCGCCAGAACATTAGATATTTTTCTCATTCTTCTTCACCTCCTTTCTAATAAATTATATTAGAGACCTTTGAAAAATACACTCCCTACGTCATTCCTGCGGACCTCGTATCAAGTACGGGGCATCAAGTGCGGAATGATGAAGGAGAGTTGCAATGCGGTTGTGCAAAGTTCTCTATATTAGAAAAGGAGCAATTTTTGTGCCTATTTAAAGATTCAAGGAAAATCAATGAGTTAAGTTTTGAATCTAAAATCCATTTTCCCCATTTGGGAAACCTTCCCTTCCCATTTGGGAAAATCTCCTTTTAACTCTAATTTCTTAATCCTGTACCAAAGGGTTTTATAGCTTAAACCCAAAAGCCTGGCTGCCTTAGTAATGACGAAATCAGATTTTTCCATAGCCTTAATGATCAAATCCCTCTCCAGATCATCCAGAGATATTCCCTCTTCCGGGATGTCCAGTTCAATTTTTCCCATAGTGTAAAAACAGGGGTGTATCGCTTTTGAAAAATCTTTCACCTCTAAAATCTCCCGCTCGGATAGGAGAACTGCCCTTTCTATAGCAGATTCCAGTTCTCTTACGTTGCCTGGCCAATGGTATTCCATCAATAAACGAAGGGCATCCTTAGAAATTCCTTTAATTTTTCTCCCCAGGGAACCATTGAATTTATTAATAAAATACTCTACCAATGCCGGGATGTCGGTAACTCTATCCCTTAAGGGGGGAAGGGATAGGGGGACCACACTTAATCTGTAATAGAGGTCGGCTCTGAACCTCCGTTCTTCCATCTCTTTATCCAGATCCTTATTAGTAGCCGTTATTATCCGCACATCCACCTTGATATTTTCTGTACTTCCCAGTCTTCTTATCTCCCTTTCTTGAAGTGTCCTCAGTATCTTTGCCTGCATGCTGTAACTCAGGTCTCCAATCTCATCCAGAAAAAGAGTGCCGTTGTGTGATACCTCGAAAAGACCTATTTTCCTTCTATCTGCACCGGTAAAGCTGCCTTTTTCATAGCCAAAGAGTTCCGAATCCAGAAGGGTTTCCGGAACAGACGCACAGTTTATCGCATGGAAAGGCATTCCCTTTCTTTGGCTGTTGTAATGGATTGCTTTTGCTATCAACTCCTTTCCTGTGCCGCTTTCACCAGTAATCAAGACAGTGGAATTACTGGGTGCTACCTTCTGAACTAATATGAAGACCTCCTGCATCTTCTCATGCCTTCCGATGATATTGTCCAGACTGAATCTTTCCTCTAACTGCTGTTTAAATAAGAGGTTCTCCCTTACAAGTCTTGCCTTCTCAAAACCCTTTCTAATGCTAAAGAGCAATTCATCCCTGCCTACCGGTTTAAATAGATAGTCAAAAGCCCCCAGTTTCATTGCTTCTTCAGCAGAACTCACTGACCCGAAGGCAGTAATGATAATTACAGTTACATATGGGGCTTCCTTCAGGAGATTTTGCATCAGATCTCCCCCATCTATATCAGGAAGTTTCAGATCAGTTAAAACGAGGCTACAAAGGTTTTCCCTGAATATTTTCAATGCATCTCTCCCGGTAGCAGCAGTCTCTACCTCGTATCCTTCTTCTTTCAGGATAACCTTAAGGATTTCCAGTTGAGACTTATCATCTTCTATTACAAGGATACTACCTTCTTTCATCACTGCCTCCTTAATTTGATCTTTACCTTAGTCCCCTTAAGGGGTTGGCTCTTAATCCTGATTTCTCCATTGTGCTCTTCAATGATCCGTTTGGTAATAGCCAGTCCCAATCCTATACCTACCTCTTTTGTGGTAAAATACGGTTCAAATACCTTCTCCATGTCTTCAGGCATTATACCTTCTCCGGTATCCTCGAATTCTATATCCATAAAAGGACCGGATTGAGATACCCGGATTGTTAGCTCTCCGCCTAAGGGCATTGCCTGAATGGCATTTACGGTTATATTTATAAAGCATGTTTTCACTTTATCTCTATCCACCATGCAAGGAGATTTGAGCGGAAAGGACTTTCTTACCCTTATTCCCTGCGTATCGATCCTTTCCCTGGTAAGGGTCAATACCTCTTCCAGTAAAAGAACCAGGTCGGTTTCCCTCAAATGAAGTTTAAGGGGTCTTCCATAATCCAGGAGATCCTCTATCATCCTGTTTATGCTGGAGATCTCCCCTTTCATATTGTAAACCAGGTGATGAAGCTCCTCATTTGGAGATAGTTTGTCTTTTATATGGTCTATGGTTAAGCTGATAAAATTCAGAGGATTCCTTACTTCATGGGCAATCCCTGAAGCAAGTTGACCAATAGCAGAAAATCTCTCGGCTTCTTTAAGTCTATTTTCGAGCTCCTTTCTTTCCCTCAGTCCTTTTACCATCTTATTGAAGCTTTCTACCAAAAGACCGACTTCATCCCTCTGCCGGGAGGGGGGCATATATTCAAGATTACCTTCAGTTATCCTTTGGGCAGCCTTTGCTACCTCTTGAATGGGCATAGTATATCTCC includes:
- a CDS encoding LapA family protein — its product is MKIKNIIILVLLALLVTFLLQNTEVIEVRFLFWQISMSRIVLLFSTFIVGLITGWLLRILTSKKS
- a CDS encoding glycosyl transferase, which gives rise to MSDFHQEGIITTLHALYEVFDREEYLIGLEQKLEEYSRHTRISLILPCFYSEMLNTQILDRIVDEIQKVRYLNSVVVALGGTTEESKFKEAKEYFGRLTTDERDIKILWVDGLRIQGILSYIRERKIPAGVEGKGQSVWLALGYLFARDESDVIALHDCDILTYNRLLLGRLIEPTANPNNDFEFCKGYYLRISPTERSMKGRVTRLFVVPFVDTMKQIMHDRGYHELESFFSYHRTFNYPLAGEFSFTARLAKGINIAFDWGLEVSTLSEVYHRVIPRKIAQIDLIPNYEHKHQALSPDDKTKGLHRMVIDIAKFYFNYMRSNGVVLDDAFVEMMRRTYYQNALNFIKRYSDDAEVNDLIFDRHEEELMAWYFHEFLWTTWKETREKSEDTQIPSWNRVLYSIPDIYIKLLKAVEADNS
- a CDS encoding zf-TFIIB domain-containing protein; protein product: MPLKPSESEQEYFTRIEIEKKKKIMEEKQKKLAEGEKSRLKELHYMMCPKCGMELSEIEYRNIKIDKCFSCEGVWLDAGELEALSKLEKSMIDKFFGVFKK
- a CDS encoding sigma-54 dependent transcriptional regulator → MKEGSILVIEDDKSQLEILKVILKEEGYEVETAATGRDALKIFRENLCSLVLTDLKLPDIDGGDLMQNLLKEAPYVTVIIITAFGSVSSAEEAMKLGAFDYLFKPVGRDELLFSIRKGFEKARLVRENLLFKQQLEERFSLDNIIGRHEKMQEVFILVQKVAPSNSTVLITGESGTGKELIAKAIHYNSQRKGMPFHAINCASVPETLLDSELFGYEKGSFTGADRRKIGLFEVSHNGTLFLDEIGDLSYSMQAKILRTLQEREIRRLGSTENIKVDVRIITATNKDLDKEMEERRFRADLYYRLSVVPLSLPPLRDRVTDIPALVEYFINKFNGSLGRKIKGISKDALRLLMEYHWPGNVRELESAIERAVLLSEREILEVKDFSKAIHPCFYTMGKIELDIPEEGISLDDLERDLIIKAMEKSDFVITKAARLLGLSYKTLWYRIKKLELKGDFPKWEGKVSQMGKMDFRFKT
- a CDS encoding ATP-binding protein, which encodes MRTILGSFNLNLRTKLLLILIFLSLITILALSVLYVQGKEDMVLKLGKHTEGISEAIRVSVEKLTLEGNDSEVRLRQYIKELQKKGIKEVSIISNADEVIASSDPGKLGTKVNPLSDSMITEAILDRNFGSEKKLGVSVPVIIGEEHLGYIHINTDLEGFNKLLRKKYYQRVLVTALIFGFGIVFSFLLFWRYTMPIQEVAKAAQRITEGNLEYMPPSRQRDEVGLLVESFNKMVKGLRERKELENRLKEAERFSAIGQLASGIAHEVRNPLNFISLTIDHIKDKLSPNEELHHLVYNMKGEISSINRMIEDLLDYGRPLKLHLRETDLVLLLEEVLTLTRERIDTQGIRVRKSFPLKSPCMVDRDKVKTCFINITVNAIQAMPLGGELTIRVSQSGPFMDIEFEDTGEGIMPEDMEKVFEPYFTTKEVGIGLGLAITKRIIEEHNGEIRIKSQPLKGTKVKIKLRRQ